One window of the Psilocybe cubensis strain MGC-MH-2018 chromosome 12, whole genome shotgun sequence genome contains the following:
- a CDS encoding Lactonohydrolase oryL encodes MVYYSALQALAVSVYILNVEATQPNASNIPSEAVSIPPLSFAVMGQNATFRENGFKTTFNPTNGTPPFFQIFHSDFLDILGPKATVRTIAVNDTFASGFAFEAPFFNAPTNEIFFASSVFVPESSFNHTNRISKINMTLVEEALAEDVANINIPFTTLSLPDTIQIINGATGPFKGSFVLATRGRGNLPSSLVSLNPNPPNNATVLLDNFFGRQFNSMNDLKLHPSGNIFFTDDDLGFILDQKPPPLLPSQVYMFDPVTGLVRMVADNVVLPNGIAFSPDGKTGYIGDSAGVTNQTLPSTVYAYDVDSKTFQFSNRRVFAFIDCGGPDGIQVDSKGNLYVASGDGVQIFRKDGVLLGKIFIGSDVANMAFAGDGKLIILGNTRIFLAQINAKSGLTMI; translated from the exons ATGGTCTACTATTCAGCTCTTCAAGCTTTAGCAGTGTCTGTCTACATCTTAAATGTTGAAGCGACGCAACCAAATGCATCAAACATCCCCTCTGAAGCAGTT TCTATTCCACCACTTTCCTTTGCGGTGATGGGCCAAAATGCCACTTTCCGAGAAAACGGGTTCAAAACAACATTTAACCCCACAAATGGCACACCACCCTTTTTCCAGATATTCCACTCGGACTTTCTCGATATTCTCGGGCCCAAGGCCACTGTCCGTACGATTGCAGTAAATGACACCTTTGCCTCGGGATTTGCGTTTGAGGCGCCGTTCTTCAATGCTCCGACGAACGAAATTTTCTTTGCGAGTAGTGTGTTTGTTCCGGAAAGTAGCTTCAACCACACCAATCGCATCAGCAAAATCAACATGACTTTGGTTGAAGAAGCGTTGGCGGAAGATGTCGCGAATATCAATATTCCGTTTACAACT CTTTCTCTTCCTGACACAATACAAATCATCAACGGCGCGACTGGGCCTTTCAAGGGATCTTTTGTACTTGCAACACGAGGCCGAGGAAATTTACCATCGTCGCTTGTATCGCTGAACCCAAACCCTCCTAATAATGCCACTGTGCTTCTCGATAACTTTTTCGGCCGCCAATTTAACTCCATGAATGACCTTAAGCTTCATCCCAGTGGCAACATCTTCTTTACAGACGACGA TTTGGGCTTTATACTCGACCAGAAACCCCCTCCGTTGCTTCCAAGCCAAGTGTACATGTTTGATCCAGTGACGGGACTTGTGAGAATGGTTGCAGACAACGTCGTCTTGCCAAACGGCATCGCATTCAGTCCAGATGGCAAAACAGGCTACAT TGGCGATTCCGCAGGAGTAACCAACCAGACTTTACCTTCGACAGT ATACGCTTATGATGTCGATTCCAAAACGTTTCAGTTCAGCAACAGGCGCGTTTTCGCGTTCATAGACTGCGGAGGGCCTGATGGGATACAGGTTGACTCGAAAGGCAACTTGTATGTCGCaagtggagatggagtcCAA ATCTTCCGCAAAGACGGCGTTCTCCTCGGCAAGATATTCATCGGATCCGACGTTGCCAACATGGCATTTGCAGGAGACGGAAAGTTGATAATCTTAGGAAATACCCGCATTTTTCTGGCGCAAATCAACGCAAAGAGCGGGCTGACGATGATATAA
- a CDS encoding Mitochondrial metalloendopeptidase OMA1, whose amino-acid sequence MFRQPFLLARNLVRPTTVHPSAQRISLRNLRSISSTTRREAYIRFSTPGGPPTKPQNNLHGKWDPRMKGAVVILGLGGLYYVSHLEQVPETGRWRFMNTSPSFEAQFAEMTRKQMRASFGSNTLPPNHPVSRHVRRVVSRILHASNLGVLHGESPLISSPFGLGHDSEGHAWNPDAGFGAAADPGDAYGPSKEWDVIVVNDVKTMNAMALPGIIVVFTGILPVCQDEEGLAAVLAHVARHSAERLSAQTIAWTFLLGLAVLGIDMGITDFVQKLFVDLPNSRTQEHEG is encoded by the exons ATGTTTAGACAACCATTTCTGCTGGCGAGGAACCTCGTCAGGCCAACGACGGTACACCCTTCAGCCCAAAGGATATCTTTAAGAAACTTGAGATCAATATCTTCAACGACCAGGAGAGAAGCTTACATCCGATTCTCGACTCCAGGTGGTCCGCCAACTAAACCACAAAACAATCTTCATGGGAAATGGGACCCAAGGATGAAGGGTGCAGTGGTTATCTTAGGACTGGGAGGACTGTACTATGTTTCACA TCTTGAACAAGTCCCTGAAACAGGTCGATGGCGGTTTATGAACACCAGCCCCAGCTTTGAAGCCCAA TTTGCAGAGATGACGCGTAAACAGATGCGTGCATCCTTCGGATCCAATACTCTCCCGCCAAACCATCCTGTCAGCCGGCACGTACGTCGAGTCGTCAGCCGCATCCTCCACGCCTCAAACCTAGGCGTTCTCCACGGCGAATCGCCACTTATCTCGTCGCCTTTTGGACTTGGACACGATTCAGAGGGACACGCATGGAATCCTGATGCAGGATTTGGTGCAGCAGCGGACCCAGGCGATGCGTACGGGCCCAGCAAAGAGTGGGACGTGATTGTGGTCAATGATGTCAAAACGATGAATGCAATGGCTCTTCCTG GTATAATCGTTGTTTTCACTGGCATTTTGCCTGTGTGCCAGGATGAGGAAGGTTTGGCAGCTGTATTGGCGCATG TGGCACGACACAGCGCCGAACGTTTGTCCGCGCAAACTATTGCATGGACATTCCTTCTCGGACTGGCTGTCTTGGGAATTGACATGGGCATAACCGATTTCGTCCAGAAATTATTTGTGGATCTTCCAAACTCGCGGACTCAAGAACACGAAGGTTAG
- a CDS encoding NADPH:adrenodoxin oxidoreductase, mitochondrial, translating into MSALKLAVIGGGPSAFYVASRILKLQPEAQNIRIHLFDRLWAPHGLVRYGVAPDHPENCTHKFAQAAEDTRLRFFGNVDVGDTARTVPHALQLPLGSIFKNYSHVLFATGCTLPTLHDALPPSAYCIPALSLVHWYTQHPSGPPPPALDKLSHVSLIGNGNVSLDVARMLLTNVDVLAKYDVPEPVLDVLSRSTIKHVSIIGRRGPLEAAFTMKELREMINLPEASMVPLNSSLITPSASASDPPLTRQQTRVLRLLQQGSKCAPGSTSKTWSLDFFRAPIGITPPPGSSSSAQLSLAHTSVDPKTSRAVPTGEVSTLSTDLVVTSLGFHGEPTVRFYDPGLRHLRAIEGRIVTSDGHILKNVYASGWAATGAKGVLATTMMNAYGVADAILSDWKATSGKEQDAVADPQVHDLPPLNANPVLDDVPEEVQKALEQKTVTQYDDWRKIDQEEVRRGEVLGKERERMGWAEARHLIS; encoded by the exons ATGAGTGCTCTTAAGTTGGCCGTCATAGGAGGCGGGCCTTCTGCATTCTACGTCGCCTCTAGGATCCTCAAACTCCAACCAGAAGCGCAGAACATCCGGATCCACTTATTTGATCGCCTTTGGGCACCCCATGGCCTCGTTCGCTATGGAGTAGCACCCGACCATCCAGAA AACTGCACGCACAAATTCGCCCAGGCAGCGGAAGACACCCGCCTGCGGTTCTTCGGCAACGTCGATGTGGGAGACACCGCCAGAACGGTGCCGCATGCGCTGCAGCTTCCGCTGGGCTCGATATTCAAGAATTACAGCCATGTCTTGTTCGCTACGGGATGCACGCTGCCGACGTTGCATGATGCTCTGCCTCCGTCCGCGTACTGCATTCCGGCGTTGTCTTTGGTCCATTGGTACACCCAACATCCCAGCGGGCCCCCTCCGCCTGCCCTCGACAAATTGTCTCATGTTTCGTTGATTGGCAACGGGAACGTGTCGCTGGACGTGGCGCGGATGCTGCTCACAAACGTCGACGTGCTCGCAAAATACGACGTCCCAGAGCCGGTGCTCGACGTGCTCTCGCGGTCCACCATCAAACACGTCTCGATTATCGGACGACGGGGGCCTCTGGAGGCAGCTTTCACCATGAAAGAGCTCCGCGAAATGATAAATCTACCAGAGGCGTCCATGGTCCCCCTCAATTCTTCTCTCATCACACCATCCGCATCCGCGTCGGATCCACCACTTACACGTCAGCAAACGCGCGTTCTCCGGCTTCTCCAGCAAGGCTCGAAATGTGCACCCGGATCCACATCCAAAACGTGGTCTCTCGACTTTTTCCGCGCGCCCATAGGAATCACACCCCCACCcggctcttcctcttctgctCAACTTTCCCTCGCCCATACATCTGTCGACCCCAAGACCTCGCGTGCTGTGCCTACTGGTGAAGTCTCGACGCTTTCGACAGACCTGGTGGTAACCTCTCTAGGATTCCACGGCGAGCCCACCGTCAGATTCTACGACCCAGGGCTCCGCCATTTGCGTGCTATAGAAGGCCGTATCGTCACATCCGACGGCCACATCCTCAAGAACGTGTACGCGTCCGGTTGGGCTGCTACAGGCGCAAAGGGCGTCCtggcgacgacgatgatgaacgCGTACGGAGTAGCCGATGCTATTCTGTCGGATTGGAAAGCCACATCTGGAAAAGAGCAGGATGCCGTAGCCGATCCGCAGGTGCATGATCTGCCGCCGCTCAATGCGAATCCGGTGCTGGATGACGTTCCAGAGGAGGTTCAAAAGGCTCTGGAGCAGAAAACGGTTACTCAGTATGACGATTGGAGGAAGATTGACCAGGAAGAGGTGCGCAGGGGCGAGGTGCTGGGTAAAGAGAGGGAGCGAATGGGCTGGGCTGAAGCTCGCCATCTCATTTCGTAG